tatttaagggatacacttgggcgggcacgagtattaagaagaaaagttgaataaaataaaataataaagcaagtggagttagttagatattttaataaataaacaagtggggaccatgtcattttggtgggtggaagTGGGGATgggtttctgaaattatttgtttaataggatggtggatcataaggtaaattagatgtattatttaattagatggtggggttgataagttactaaaaatggcaagtgtatctcttaaataaatacggccggaaaaggcaagtgtatcccttaaataaatacggatggAGTATTTTTTAGGGAGGTCTTTTTAATCAGTTTTGTAAATGAATTTACTGTAATCGTATTTTTTATTGTTATCTTTATTATTGTGCAATTTATTCCTATTttgtattgtttattattatctTGTATTTGCAAATATCGATTTAAaaataattagattataaatatttaaaatgagtattttaaaaagaaaaatactaaAGACTCACCAGAacatgacacgtgtcattcctttGAGTAGtttggcaataatagatacgacgtaacaTCCAGTAGTACGTTTTgaaaaaatgatcaaaatccgtgcgtacACGGAATCTCATATAGTGTATAATATTTACTCATACCACATTTAAATATGAACTAGAtagtggcccgggcgatgcctcAGAGTGTTGCATAGAGTTTATATTAATATCAACATTTTTTTACAAGGACACAATAACCGATTGCATGAATTGCCTAAAAGttttaatatataaataaatagatTTGTGTTGTTGAAAATATTTCACAATGGCAACGATGGGAAGTAAGGAgtaaaaaggaaaatgaaatgaaaggaaaagaagcatgaaCGCTCCAGAAATATCCAAAACAACCACCCTCCTTCCTCTTCGTTGTTTGATGAACTCAACAAGTCAATATGAAGCAAAAACTAGTCAAAAACTAATTGCCGCCGTTGTTCTGTTCTTCGTTCTCCTGGCGAGTTCTTCGACGTCTCCGTCTCCCGCCGGTGAGTAATTTCTACTccttttctctctaatttgtttGTCTGTGTACAAGAAATCTATGTAATTCTTTGAGTATGTCATCGATTAATTTCcagattttcaatttttatgttaatttttccaaattcaattgtTTTGCGAGTTGCTTCACTGTTGTTGTTGCTAAGGTGATGAATTTGATTGTGTTACTGGACATATTAATTGGAAAAATGAAATTATTGATTACAAATTGGTAATCCGAAAATTGGCAGgccatttaattaattactgaaTACTGATAATTAAAATAGTACGAAACCCATTTGATATTGATCCCTCTACAATTCTACATGTGAAACAGTCAAGAACTGTCCACTACTGTAGTTCTGCTTTTCTGCAGTAATTGAACAATTGAAAACACGAAGCAAGCAGCCAATTATCCATGGCCCATGTGAAGCAGTGATAGTCTGAATAATTTGCTGCCCATGTGAAACAGTGAAAGTCTGAATGATTTGCTAATGTGAAAGTTCATCATTTCACCAGAATTTGCTACTTTTGCATTTTTACTCTCTCTCTATCTATCTGCACCATTTCACCTCAACTTTCATAAAAACAATGGAAATTGCTGGAATAGTCTTGTCTGCTGCTCAAACATTGTTTGCGGTGCTGCAATGTTCTGAGGTCAAACAGGTCTGCTCCATCCTTGGATGCAAATCCCAACTTAATGATCTCAGTGGCACCGTCGTCAGAATCAAAGCTGCACTCGAGGATGCTGAAGCCAAGCAAGAGCTATCCAAGCAAGACCGGTTGTTTATCGAGGAACTCAAAGATGCAGTTTATGATGCTGATGATCTCTTCGACGAGTTTGTCACTCTTGCTGAACAGGAGAAGCTCACTAAGGGTATCAAGGTTCGTGTCCTTGCTCTATTCGGCAAGTATGGGACGGCTTATAACATGGCTCAAGGGGTTAAGATGATCAAGAAAAAGTTGGATGCTATTGCTTCTGATACTCGGTTCAACTTTAACATTGATAGTAAGCCTATCAGGAATAGAAGGCTGGAAACCTGTTCTTATGTGTATGAAGCTGATATCATTGGAAGAGAACCTGATTTGGAGAAAATTGTTTGTGTACTGTTAGATCCTATTGTTCAACAAAATGTATCTTTCCTCCCTATTGTGGGGATGGGTGGGTTGGGCAAAACTGCTCTTGCCCAACTCGTGTTTAACGATGCTAGGGTCAAAAATGCATTTCCATTGATGTTGTGGGCTTGTGTCGCTGATGAAAATCAGAAACTGCTTGACGTACAGGGTGTTCTTGGTAGGATTCTAGCTTCCGCTAATGAGGGTCATACGAAGAACGAGGGTTGTACTATGGATGGGTTGCAAAGCCAACTTCGAGAACAACTTGCAGGTAAAAAATACTTGCTTGTTTTGGATGATGTGTGGACTGAAAATTCTGAACAATGGCGTATATTGATACAATTTTTGATGGGAGGTCAAAGGGGAAGTTGGATTGTCGTAACTACACGCTCAAAGAAGACAGCAGGAATCATGGGAGACAGTCCAAGGCACGACCTGCAAGGTTTGTCCAAGGATAATTCATGGTGCTTATTTAAAAGGGTAGCATTTGGATCCCAGCATGCAAACCCTCCTGAAGACTTGGTTAAACTTGGTCAAGATATTGTTGTGAGATGTGCTAACGTCCCTCTTGCTATTAGAGTGGTGGGGAGTCTTCTTTATGATCAAGAAAAACATAAGTGGTTGTCAGTTCAGAAGTTGGGATTAGCAAAAGTTGAAGGAAGCCAAGATGGCATCATTCCTATATTGAAGCTAAGTTATTATCAGCTTGAATCCCCACTAAAGTGTTGTTTTGGGTATTGTGCGATCTTCCCTAAAGACCAGCGCATTTCGAAGATGACATTGATTCAGCTCTGGATGGCACAAGGCTACATTCAGTTAGATGATCGTCATTTAAATATGGAAGATGTCTCTGAGGAATTTTTTTCAATCTTGTTGCAGAGGTGTTTTTTCCAAGACGTGGTGAAAGATAAATATGGTGGTATTAGATCATTTAAGATACATGATTTGATGCACGATCTTGCTCAAGAAGTTGCAGGAAAGGAGATTTGCATAGCGAATACCATTAATGGAGATGTGGATAAAAAAATTCGCCATCTATCTGATTTTAACATTGGATCTTCAAGTTTATCTTTTACTAAGACCCAAATACGTTCATATCTTTCTTTTGCTCGTTATTATGATTACGCGATGGACGTGTCTTGTGTTGCTGCATTACTAGCTAATTGGAAGTATCTGAGGGCTTTGGACTTGAATTTTTTACAAATAAAGAGTTTTCCGGGCTCGATAGGTAAATTGATACATTTAAGATATTTATGCCTCTCAAACAACCACGAACTAGAAGTTCTCCCCGGACCAATTACCAAACTGCATAATCTTCAGATtttaaatttagatggttgtttGAGTTTGAAAGAGTTGCCAAAAGATTTGTGCAAGCTAGTTAAGTTGAGGGTCTTGGATTTAAAAGGTTGTAATAACCTGAGTTATATGCCAAGGGGCATGGGTAAGTTGACTTGCCTTCACACGCTTAATAAGTTTGTGGTGGGAAATACGAGATCAAACAAGGAGTTGTTTTCTGGACTAGAAGACCTGAAAGCTCTTACAAACTTGAAAGGTTATCTTGAAATCGACATACACTTCATGGACACGGGTGTAAATGTTGG
This genomic stretch from Spinacia oleracea cultivar Varoflay chromosome 3, BTI_SOV_V1, whole genome shotgun sequence harbors:
- the LOC110799132 gene encoding putative disease resistance protein RGA1 isoform X1; protein product: MNAPEISKTTTLLPLRCLMNSTSQYEAKTSQKLIAAVVLFFVLLASSSTSPSPAVLSAAQTLFAVLQCSEVKQVCSILGCKSQLNDLSGTVVRIKAALEDAEAKQELSKQDRLFIEELKDAVYDADDLFDEFVTLAEQEKLTKGIKVRVLALFGKYGTAYNMAQGVKMIKKKLDAIASDTRFNFNIDSKPIRNRRLETCSYVYEADIIGREPDLEKIVCVLLDPIVQQNVSFLPIVGMGGLGKTALAQLVFNDARVKNAFPLMLWACVADENQKLLDVQGVLGRILASANEGHTKNEGCTMDGLQSQLREQLAGKKYLLVLDDVWTENSEQWRILIQFLMGGQRGSWIVVTTRSKKTAGIMGDSPRHDLQGLSKDNSWCLFKRVAFGSQHANPPEDLVKLGQDIVVRCANVPLAIRVVGSLLYDQEKHKWLSVQKLGLAKVEGSQDGIIPILKLSYYQLESPLKCCFGYCAIFPKDQRISKMTLIQLWMAQGYIQLDDRHLNMEDVSEEFFSILLQRCFFQDVVKDKYGGIRSFKIHDLMHDLAQEVAGKEICIANTINGDVDKKIRHLSDFNIGSSSLSFTKTQIRSYLSFARYYDYAMDVSCVAALLANWKYLRALDLNFLQIKSFPGSIGKLIHLRYLCLSNNHELEVLPGPITKLHNLQILNLDGCLSLKELPKDLCKLVKLRVLDLKGCNNLSYMPRGMGKLTCLHTLNKFVVGNTRSNKELFSGLEDLKALTNLKGYLEIDIHFMDTGVNVGNKNGDREGDCLGNKEHLKDVYFYFSRTEGKGREEYDEAVMGELQPHPNLEKFMVNYYRGVRMPRWPIEDNLATFLPNLVHMELMYCPNLQYSGHLRLPLLKILAVGNCPNLLAILQCPGLEVLYLRGFNKRLEIIRRIKSKEFGEATPGGIPASSSFSHDIGLKVTVDNVAWLNSLRMDSFLGLGTLIIRWDKEVESLGEAREAFRRCSSSLISLKIENCFKLKSVVFGGLEHLTALETLKIKNCSNLSLSEEVEREDGMPWQPFHHPLRSLKLDCVSDDLPNWIQYLTSLQTLKIGLCPGLESLPKWMSKLTSLKKLELMYWPHCPREGYQQSTGDDLAHIQHIPEIKIRRHY
- the LOC110799132 gene encoding putative disease resistance protein RGA1 isoform X2, whose amino-acid sequence is MEIAGIVLSAAQTLFAVLQCSEVKQVCSILGCKSQLNDLSGTVVRIKAALEDAEAKQELSKQDRLFIEELKDAVYDADDLFDEFVTLAEQEKLTKGIKVRVLALFGKYGTAYNMAQGVKMIKKKLDAIASDTRFNFNIDSKPIRNRRLETCSYVYEADIIGREPDLEKIVCVLLDPIVQQNVSFLPIVGMGGLGKTALAQLVFNDARVKNAFPLMLWACVADENQKLLDVQGVLGRILASANEGHTKNEGCTMDGLQSQLREQLAGKKYLLVLDDVWTENSEQWRILIQFLMGGQRGSWIVVTTRSKKTAGIMGDSPRHDLQGLSKDNSWCLFKRVAFGSQHANPPEDLVKLGQDIVVRCANVPLAIRVVGSLLYDQEKHKWLSVQKLGLAKVEGSQDGIIPILKLSYYQLESPLKCCFGYCAIFPKDQRISKMTLIQLWMAQGYIQLDDRHLNMEDVSEEFFSILLQRCFFQDVVKDKYGGIRSFKIHDLMHDLAQEVAGKEICIANTINGDVDKKIRHLSDFNIGSSSLSFTKTQIRSYLSFARYYDYAMDVSCVAALLANWKYLRALDLNFLQIKSFPGSIGKLIHLRYLCLSNNHELEVLPGPITKLHNLQILNLDGCLSLKELPKDLCKLVKLRVLDLKGCNNLSYMPRGMGKLTCLHTLNKFVVGNTRSNKELFSGLEDLKALTNLKGYLEIDIHFMDTGVNVGNKNGDREGDCLGNKEHLKDVYFYFSRTEGKGREEYDEAVMGELQPHPNLEKFMVNYYRGVRMPRWPIEDNLATFLPNLVHMELMYCPNLQYSGHLRLPLLKILAVGNCPNLLAILQCPGLEVLYLRGFNKRLEIIRRIKSKEFGEATPGGIPASSSFSHDIGLKVTVDNVAWLNSLRMDSFLGLGTLIIRWDKEVESLGEAREAFRRCSSSLISLKIENCFKLKSVVFGGLEHLTALETLKIKNCSNLSLSEEVEREDGMPWQPFHHPLRSLKLDCVSDDLPNWIQYLTSLQTLKIGLCPGLESLPKWMSKLTSLKKLELMYWPHCPREGYQQSTGDDLAHIQHIPEIKIRRHY
- the LOC110799132 gene encoding putative disease resistance protein RGA3 isoform X3, which produces MAQGVKMIKKKLDAIASDTRFNFNIDSKPIRNRRLETCSYVYEADIIGREPDLEKIVCVLLDPIVQQNVSFLPIVGMGGLGKTALAQLVFNDARVKNAFPLMLWACVADENQKLLDVQGVLGRILASANEGHTKNEGCTMDGLQSQLREQLAGKKYLLVLDDVWTENSEQWRILIQFLMGGQRGSWIVVTTRSKKTAGIMGDSPRHDLQGLSKDNSWCLFKRVAFGSQHANPPEDLVKLGQDIVVRCANVPLAIRVVGSLLYDQEKHKWLSVQKLGLAKVEGSQDGIIPILKLSYYQLESPLKCCFGYCAIFPKDQRISKMTLIQLWMAQGYIQLDDRHLNMEDVSEEFFSILLQRCFFQDVVKDKYGGIRSFKIHDLMHDLAQEVAGKEICIANTINGDVDKKIRHLSDFNIGSSSLSFTKTQIRSYLSFARYYDYAMDVSCVAALLANWKYLRALDLNFLQIKSFPGSIGKLIHLRYLCLSNNHELEVLPGPITKLHNLQILNLDGCLSLKELPKDLCKLVKLRVLDLKGCNNLSYMPRGMGKLTCLHTLNKFVVGNTRSNKELFSGLEDLKALTNLKGYLEIDIHFMDTGVNVGNKNGDREGDCLGNKEHLKDVYFYFSRTEGKGREEYDEAVMGELQPHPNLEKFMVNYYRGVRMPRWPIEDNLATFLPNLVHMELMYCPNLQYSGHLRLPLLKILAVGNCPNLLAILQCPGLEVLYLRGFNKRLEIIRRIKSKEFGEATPGGIPASSSFSHDIGLKVTVDNVAWLNSLRMDSFLGLGTLIIRWDKEVESLGEAREAFRRCSSSLISLKIENCFKLKSVVFGGLEHLTALETLKIKNCSNLSLSEEVEREDGMPWQPFHHPLRSLKLDCVSDDLPNWIQYLTSLQTLKIGLCPGLESLPKWMSKLTSLKKLELMYWPHCPREGYQQSTGDDLAHIQHIPEIKIRRHY